One part of the Quercus lobata isolate SW786 chromosome 7, ValleyOak3.0 Primary Assembly, whole genome shotgun sequence genome encodes these proteins:
- the LOC115954179 gene encoding FT-interacting protein 7, whose product MAESCGRKLVVEVCNAKNLMPKDGQGTASAYAIVDFDGQRRRTKTKFRDLNPEWDEKHEFMVHDKETMESEMLEINLYNDKKTGKRSNFLGKVKMAGTTFAKSSSEAIVYYPLEKRSVFSQIKGELGLKVYYIDENPDPAAAEEEKKPPTEEEKTKTEEKVEAVPEKEEEKKKEEEEEKPKEEAAAKEQEEVPKPEEVPPAEVHSEKKQQTNNEKENLKPESGDVVVVGGLNEAELLRSLISSRSRSGSADDLVDRMPFLYVRVVKVKVKVKSEESVAPSSSCFYAKLVIGTHSIKTNKSQSDKDWDQVFAFDKEGLNSTSLELSVYRADEVSASDSVSESCCCLGTVSFDLQEVPKRVPPDSPLAPQWYTLDLEAENPSSGSGGNDVMLAVWFGTQSDEAFQEAWQSDSGGLIPETRAKVYLSPKLWYLRLTVIQTQDLQLQQLSEPINNNNKKVRSPDNYYVVKAQLGAQVFKTCRSRTSGSSANNPTWNEDLVFVAAEPFEPFLVVTVEDVSNGNGQQSSSVGHAKIHVASIERRIDDQTDPKSRWFNLVGGADGGFSYTGRIHVRVCLEGGYHVLDEAAHVTSDVRASSKQLAKPPIGLLEVGIRGATNLLPVKTKDNGTRGTVDAYVVAKYGPKWVRTRTILDRFTPRWNEQYTWDVYDPCTVLTIGVFDNGRYKSKSEKDVRIGKIRVRLSTLDSNRIYINSYPLTVLLPNGANKMGEIEIAVRFTCPSWLSLIQAYTCPMLPRMHYVRPMGPAQQDILRHTAMKIVTTRLARSEPALGQEVVQFMLDSDTHVWSMRRSKANWFRVVGCLTRAATLARWLDGIRTWVHPPTTMLVHVVLIAIALCPNLVLPTVFMYAFLMILLRFRYRHRVPHNIDTRLSYVEAVSLDELDEEFDGFPTTRSPEQVRIRYDRLRALAGRAQILLGDVAAQGERLEALFSWKDPRATGIFVVFCLFASLMFYAVPFKAFVLVSGFYYLRHPRFRHDMPSIPVNVFKRLPSLSDQIM is encoded by the coding sequence ATGGCTGAAAGCTGTGGCAGAAAGCTGGTGGTGGAAGTTTGCAACGCGAAGAATCTAATGCCGAAAGACGGTCAAGGAACAGCGAGTGCCTACGCCATTGTAGACTTTGATGGGCAGAGGCGGAGAACGAAGACAAAGTTCAGAGATCTGAACCCGGAGTGGGACGAGAAGCACGAGTTTATGGTCCATGACAAGGAGACCATGGAGTCGGAGATGTTGGAGATCAATCTCTACAACGACAAGAAGACTGGTAAGAGAAGCAACTTTCTTGGTAAAGTAAAGATGGCTGGAACCACTTTTGCCAAGTCCAGCTCAGAAGCCATTGTGTACTATCCGTTAGAGAAGCGGAGCGTGTTTTCCCAGATTAAAGGAGAGCTTGGGCTTAAAGTCTATTACATTGACGAGAATCCAGATCCAGCGGCGGCGGAGGAAGAGAAGAAACCACCCACAGAAGAGGAAAAGACGAAGACGGAAGAGAAAGTAGAGGCGGTACcggagaaggaggaggagaaaaagaaagaagaggaagaagagaaaccaaaagaagaagcagCAGCTAAAGAACAGGAGGAAGTGCCTAAACCCGAAGAAGTTCCTCCAGCTGAGGTACACTCCGAGAAGAAGCAGCAAACtaataatgagaaagaaaatttaaaacccGAGTCCGGAGATGTGGTTGTTGTTGGAGGCTTAAACGAGGCTGAGCTGCTACGTTCTCTTATAAGCAGTAGGAGTCGTAGTGGTAGTGCTGACGATCTGGTGGATCGTATGCCTTTTTTATATGTTCGTGTGGTTAAGGTTAAGGTTAAGGTTAAGTCTGAGGAATCTGTTGCGCCTTCTTCCTCCTGCTTTTATGCCAAGCTTGTGATCGGAACACACagtatcaaaaccaacaagAGTCAGAGTGATAAGGATTGGGATCAAGTTTTTGCGTTTGATAAAGAGGGATTGAATTCCACTTCATTAGAACTGTCTGTGTACAGGGCTGATGAAGTCTCTGCCTCTGACTCTGTCTCTGAGAGCTGTTGTTGTTTGGGAACGGTGTCGTTTGATTTACAAGAAGTCCCAAAGCGAGTTCCACCAGATAGTCCTTTAGCTCCTCAATGGTACACTTTGGATTTGGAAGCCGAAAATCCTTCTTCAGGTTCAGGAGGAAATGACGTCATGCTAGCTGTTTGGTTCGGAACTCAATCCGACGAGGCTTTCCAGGAGGCTTGGCAGTCGGATTCGGGTGGGTTGATACCGGAGACCCGAGCTAAGGTCTACTTGTCTCCAAAGCTTTGGTATCTGAGACTAACGGTCATCCAAACCCAAGATTTGCAATTGCAGCAGCTATCCGAacctattaataataataacaagaagGTTCGGAGTCCAGATAATTATTATGTAGTAAAGGCTCAGTTGGGGGCTCAAGTATTTAAGACGTGCAGGAGCAGGACATCTGGCAGCTCAGCAAATAATCCTACGTGGAATGAAGATCTTGTTTTCGTGGCCGCTGAGCCGTTTGAGCCGTTTTTGGTGGTAACAGTTGAGGATGTGAGTAACGGTAACGGACAACAGTCGTCGTCAGTGGGCCATGCTAAGATACATGTGGCGAGCATTGAGAGGAGGATAGATGATCAGACGGATCCAAAATCAAGATGGTTCAATTTGGTTGGTGGTGCTGACGGTGGTTTTTCGTACACTGGAAGAATACACGTCCGAGTATGTTTGGAAGGTGGATATCACGTGCTAGATGAGGCTGCGCACGTGACTAGCGATGTTCGTGCTTCCTCCAAGCAGCTAGCCAAACCTCCAATAGGCTTGCTTGAGGTTGGGATTCGTGGCGCCACAAATTTACTACCCGTCAAAACCAAAGATAACGGTACACGTGGCACCGTCGACGCTTACGTGGTCGCCAAGTATGGTCCCAAGTGGGTTCGTACGCGTACCATTCTGGATCGCTTTACTCCACGGTGGAACGAACAATATACTTGGGATGTGTATGATCCTTGCACAGTACTTACTATTGGGGTTTTCGATAATGGAAGGTACAAATCCAAATCTGAGAAAGACGTACGCATTGGAAAAATACGTGTACGCCTATCCACGCTCGATTCAAATCGGATCTACATAAATTCGTATCCCCTCACAGTATTGCTGCCCAATGGGGCCAATAAAATGGGAGAGATTGAGATAGCCGTTAGATTCACTTGCCCATCTTGGTTGAGCCTAATCCAAGCCTACACGTGTCCGATGCTTCCGAGAATGCATTATGTCCGTCCGATGGGTCCCGCCCAACAAGATATCCTACGCCACACAGCAATGAAAATAGTGACGACTCGTTTAGCAAGGTCCGAACCAGCTTTGGGTCAAGAGGTGGTGCAATTCATGTTGGACTCGGACACGCACGTGTGGAGCATGAGAAGAAGCAAAGCCAATTGGTTCCGAGTGGTGGGCTGCTTAACACGTGCTGCCACGTTGGCACGTTGGCTAGATGGGATTCGCACGTGGGTACATCCTCCCACAACTATGTTAGTACACGTGGTGCTAATAGCTATTGCTCTGTGTCCCAATCTAGTGCTCCCCACTGTATTCATGTACGCTTTCTTGATGATCCTATTGAGATTTCGATATCGCCATAGGGTCCCACACAATATAGACACAAGACTGTCCTACGTGGAAGCAGTGAGCCTCGATGAGCTTGATGAAGAATTCGATGGGTTTCCAACCACACGATCACCAGAACAGGTTAGAATCAGGTACGATCGGTTGCGAGCGTTAGCTGGGCGAGCCCAAATACTTTTAGGTGACGTGGCAGCACAAGGTGAGAGATTGGAGGCTTTGTTTAGCTGGAAGGACCCACGGGCTACTGgaatttttgtcgttttctgTTTGTTTGCGTCGTTGATGTTTTATGCTGTGCCGTTTAAAGCCTTTGTGTTGGTGTCGGGGTTTTATTATCTGCGCCATCCTAGATTCCGCCACGACATGCCGTCTATTCCAGTCAACGTTTTCAAGCGACTGCCTTCACTTTCCGACCAAATTATGTAG